TGGTGTCCTAATGTTGCAAATgggataattttcatttagaaatattgaatttattcatCCCTAGATATTTTagacatttatgaaaaaaaaaaattataatttgaccACTATTGCTAGTTTTGAACCTAcgtgaaattttttctctagaaaaaccagaattttggagaaaaaatgctgaaaagaCTCTACTTGAAACTCTGCTATTGTACAAGAACgaaaatgtcgccaaaaatGTGATCCTTTTTCTTGGTGATGGCATGGGTCTTACAACAGTGACATCTATGCGCATTTACAAAGGTCAGAAGAAAAATCAAAGTGGAGAAAGTGAGCTATTATCTTTCGACAGATTTCCACACGTTTCATTGTCAAAGGTGCTTACACATTTCTCattctttcaaattataaataaacattatgtGAAAACTTAGGCGAGCTCCCAAACTATTTCTTCAGATAAGGTAGAAATATATAgagataaaaagagaaatattttctttaatcagccgaaaatataataaaatattttcttaaaatcaccgaaaatattatttgctcatgaaatattttctttaatcagccgaaaatataataaaatattttcttataatcgccaaaaatattatttacttatgaaatattttctttaattagccgaaaatataataaaatattttcttaaaatcactgaaaatattatttactcatgaaatattttctttcatcagccgaaaatataataaaataatttcttacaatcaccgaaaatattatttactcatgaaatattttctttaatcagtcgaaaatataataaaatattttcttaaaatcaccaaaaatatgttttcattaaatattttcttacactagcttaaaatatcatttactcacgattttttaaattatggaatAGAGATGTCCAAGTCAGAGACTGAACTAGATCAGTTTTCAACTATCATTCAAATTCAAACGATTTCCATTTGCACTGTTATTATTGGACAATTCGTATTCCCATATGGAAACGTATTCCTATTGGTTACATCTGTAACCAATTGATCATTGATGGATTTCATTATACAGGTAAGTGAAGTGACGTGACACTTAGTGCTCAAGCAGCTTTCTCACGGAAGGATACTCGAGcacaaaattatatagaaaaagaaattagaataaaagaattgttacgaaataaaacattcaaGTAAATTCACagttaacaaacaaaaaaagaatttgcgcGAACTAGcaaactttcaaaatgtttcaacaATAGTTTTGAGACTGaaaagtaaagagaaaaaaaatgaagtctgaTTTGTCAAAACTCACAATGCGTTTCTGAACTTAAAGTCTTGAATTGCTGTTGTTTTTAGTAGTGCACATGTTAAGTTAATGAATCCGggatgttaattaaaaattcttacgcTAAGAGTTCCTATGATTAAttcaaaaacttgatttttaatatcattaaatatattttgaactgGGTCAGAAGTTTGTATCTCATCATGGATAGACATTCAGTTATCTTTAAACTATTTGAGAATGTGTGCACACCcttaaaaattgtagaaaaaccactagaaatttttttcttctaatgaacataccaaaaaaaagccgaatttaaaaaaaattatgtcatacCGAGAAGTTACAGGCTTTATCATAATTGGTTACATATTGACCCAATAGAATTTAAAAGCTGTTCAGAGGTTTGCCTGTAACTCCGTTCAGCATTTCTCCCTGTACATCtggataaaaaaatgaagtacaaATGATAAATTTGCTCCACTGCAGGGTaaggctcagaggatagagcttTCACTTTCCAATGAGGCgcactgggttcgaatcccagtcgatacgaattccgcatccggcttgcaccgaccacaatgctgacgtgaaatatcctcagtggttgacggatcatgggttagagtccccttgacgtcaggctaaccgagggaAGTTCCCGTGGTCGTcccctccatgtaacacaaatgcggttagctccatcaaaaaatcctccacgaaggcaaatttcttccaattctcgattcaggagttcccttgtcttctggattgggttcaaaaatacatggctacggagttgcacattagttgtaaacccataaaattgggtcggctgttcaacgacggttataaaataaaaaataaaataagcaaaaagtgagAACAATCTTTTTTGTCTatgtttaattctaaaaatttgaatgtaaaaattgtccaatttgatttttaactagTGATGATGTATCTATATTTAacatcgtttaaaaaaatatattgataattattattaaactaatgttactcagtatatttaaattactaaatagtaaatattacaattaatatgTTACCCTATATAGTTCataataattgatattaatattaataattaataattgatgaAAGTGTAGCGTATCtatcactacaaaattacaactacaattcagtAGTagataagacatgttaactcgactctatgtcggggtaccttttcatagatgacggttgacattgtCTATAACAACTCATTCCCCACACCNGATGTATCTATAtttaacatcatttaaaaaaatatattgataattattattaaactaatgttACTCAGTatgtttaaattactaaatagtaaatattacaattaatatgTTACCCTATGTAGTTCataataattgatattaatattaataattaataattgatgaAAGTAATAAGTAagctaaaatgaaaaagatgaaTTATCTAGtcgaaaaatattgtttactaaaaatattaataaattaataattacaattgaaTAAATCAATTATGTTATCGACTGCTTAATTATTGTATCTATGTTTCCTGaagtaaacaaataatgaaCACTGTACAAAcccattcaataaataatatatcaattgttttatttatatgtgcTGTTTCCTGAAGACCTACGGGGTGGACAGGCAACTCTCTGACTCTGCCAACACAGCGACAGCCTATCTTTGTGGAGTGAAAGGAAACTATGGAACAGCTGGAGTAGATGGAAATGTCATGTACGAAAATTGTGAatcatctttaaataaaagcaaccATGTTGATTCTATTATGAAATGGGCCCAGGAAGCAGGTAACGATATCAGTTTCtgaatatgtttacaaaaaataaataaataaataaatccggAACCTTATAAATAGTCTCTTTAGAAATTATGCCAGATTTATATTGATGTCGCGTTTGCACGACACTTGCGTTTGCGtgatagtaatttaaaaaataccttttagaaaaaaaatggtaagaaAGTAGCACATAAGTTGGTACTAAATTGATAGTTTCTAATGAAACTGACGCCTTTAGTTTTGTAGATTACAAGTGAAAgttatatgaatgaaatttatcttgACATATTTTGGTGAACAccaaatgtttttgttttaccaaaataaattgaaacaaatgaaataattaagttacactgagaaaaagagCATGGTCGAAATTATCAGATTATTGTAAACTTTATACCGTGTATCTGGCTCACCaaatgagaacaccaaaaaccTCGGTAATTTTTAACGGAACACTTTgcttgaaattaacaataaaatatgcaataaataatttcataatatgtgataaaattcggtaatttcatcatgataccttagacccttagagcatggcataaaagccatttatttggttaaatttactttcagttttttttttctctttactaactgtgaggtaataagaacaaattctaaaaactaaaatttctggTAAGCCGTttccatatgaacggaaaaattacctaatgaatggtttaaataccgcatattttggtttttattaatcagaattatggtTTCTTCATCAGAAATGTCATAACCATGcaccacaatttttttatttattataaaagtattattttttatctttttgaaacaaaGAACGCGATTGTTTTGGTGGTTAGTGTacaaaatgcccttaaaattttagatattttttcttattttatttctaatgggaaggcaaaatacaaatgaaaGCTCAAAATAGAACGCAAGAAACTAAGTAGTCGAAATGCTTTTTTCAGACTTTCTCTGTACGCCAATATGCAATAGGTCTCAAAATCATAATCAAGAAATGCAACACAGATGAGCTCTGTTCACGGTAGTTACAGAAAATAatcccttaaaaaaatattttatgttatttacaaaaattgtccttaaaataatgtaataaagaacacaaatcaatttaaaatcaaaatttgattgtcttacttttttcaaagaaacctATGaggaataaaactttatatttttgtgatgcAGTATACTTAAGTAAAACATAACGTACGACATAAGcgcatataatttaaataatagagataggctatagttttcattttataacaagtACCGTTAAAAGTACCAAGACACACGAGTAGCACTTGTTATAGTTCCGAAACGTATTTCTCATACTACCACTTGGCTGGGTTAAATACACTATCCATGCTTTCATGTGTAGGTTTCTGATTTATTATgctttgaaattgaaaacacaAGCTTGTTTAGATTATATGAgatcttatttttgaaagtagaatatgtccatttttttcatgtatctTGATATTTAAGGGTGAGCGctcaaatgaatttaaaaatattagcaaaagtTCATCATTTCATGTAAggtttttaaaacagtaaaatgattatatgtaaatatgctgtaatgattattaaaatttcaacaaaaaaatccacttctaataacaatatattctAAGAAATAAGGACCAATGGATAGATAAGTCCGAATTTTTGTACACTTTATTGGATTTACTGAAATGGAATTTgtaatggaaaaatttattatttaatatagacATGTAAATACACGaattaattttatcgaaatttatgGAAAATGAGTGATGTGTAAGGCAATAAACTCATAATCTTGTGCTTCTTGCTAAAGgtcttgaattttttactgCGACAGCATAATAATCTtacttaaatcttttaaatttttctttctagattATTAACTTTGATATAACAATTATACTATAATAAATACTCTGATACAGAATAATAAATACCCTGCGATTGATTGACATaggaaaattaaatcaaatagtaGGAGTTGCAAAAGAACTTTAAACACAATCaggtaaattattttgaaatatgaattgtAGCGAAACATGGCTGATTCGCAATGCGCATACTCGCATTGGCACTTATTCGTAGACAATGCTGCCTAACGAGCGATTATTTCCAGGGCATAGACTAATTCtagaaattaaatagaaacttaatttaacattgacaataaaaaatgaacttattcCAGTTTCTAAAGCTAAAGTTCACTTTAACGGAAAACCATGCTGGATTAAATGTAtgattataaacataaaaagagAGTATTCATatctctcttttaaaaataacagttcataCATATTATTCTATTCGAAACAGGTAAATGGACCGGCTTTGTAACTTCTACTAGAGTAACCCACGCAACACCTTCAGGATTGTATGCTCATACAGCTTCGCGAGAATGGGAGTCTTCTGCTCCAGATTCAAGATGCATGGACATTGCCCAACAGCTGGTTCACCATGAACCTGGCAAAAATACCCGGGTAAAAACTATATCCTCTACAATGATATTCGTAAATATATGACTTGTTATGATTTCATTAAAACCACGCACGTCACAGACTTGCAATTAAGTTCCATTAAAGATTTTGATGAGCATATGATGATCGTCACATGAAATACATATATACGTCACATGAGTTCATGTTCGTTCCATGAAATACACATACGTTAATAAACCACTGGTAAAACTTATGTTAAAAATTCTACCCTAAGTTTCATTCGATCGGAAAAATAATGCCTGTAATATCTTAATATCAGTTGTCaacagaaaaatagtttattcatatttataacaaaattaataaaaaattatgatttttaactatCCCTCAACCGTGGAACTAACCagttatatatttactttcatCGCTGCAGTAAGAGACAACCGGCCTTGCCTTCTAATTGTCACGTACCTTTACTTTATGAGTACTCTAAGAAGTTTAAGCATGTATTTTGTTTCaggaaaaaatgctttaatgctttttttttaaaggaaaaaatgacAATACAAACGTTATATCGGTTTATCAAAACATTGAGAGTAAAAGAGAGAGCTAGAGAGGTGTAGACAGAAATAGAGAGAGAATATtagtaaacaaaattgaaacaaaaaataagaaatatggtTTAAAGCAATCTATGTTCCCATTATACTATCTCCTTAAACAGCAAGTCTAATTaaatgtgtttcaaaatttcatcaaagcgtaaaaagaaatcttttaaaaaatattttatgcttataatattttactctgataatataatgttaatatgACATTGATAATTCCGTTAatcttgtattttaattataacatcaTTAAGTGATGCTTTACACAGCAGAAAATAATGCTTACGTAAACATAGAATTGTTTACAAGCTGAAAGGTTAAGTtgattgaagaagaaaaaactatttctgattTAAGAGGGAATATCACGAGAACGATAGAATTGCATATAACGGgccattattaatatttatttacaaaatttatcttaaagtGAATCACAACCAATTGCATTTAATCAGATAAGAATTTCCAACTTTCCATTTCAACAATGTTTGCACAGACTATTGTGCGAATCAGTACAGATGTCGTACTTGCATATAATGCTAAGACAGCTGTCAgccttttcaatatttttattttgctttatacaTTGCTGCCAACATAATGATAGTTTTTTTCTACTCCATAATGATAATACTGTTAACTTTGAAAATCTTAATGTAATTTCTGCTCTGTAATGATGTCTTTCTAGAAAACCTATTATTTTTGTTGGGTTGGAGTATCATGTTACAGGCAGCTTTTATTAGGATTTTCTACTTAGatgcaaattttttgtaatagatgtcaaaaaaatttttttttgaaaaaagaaaaaaaaactataaatctaCTTCATAcagttatataatttaattttaccgaTTTTTAACGTTTATCAAAAGGCATCAAAATTCGTCATCTTTTCAAcgcaataaatgtttttttcaggCGTTCTTACATTTTAAACGTCGCATAGTACTTTCCCAATTTACCGgaagtaattaaattcaactattttatttattttattttattttattaccgacgttgaacagcagacccaaattttgggcttacgactactgatgttcaactccgtagccttgtaattttgaacccaatccagaagacaagggaactcctggatcaagtattaggagagatttgccttcgtggaggacttttcgatggaactacccgcatttgcgatacatggagaggaaacccacccatggttagcctgacggcaaggggattccaaaccatgatccatctaccaccgAGGAACTTTATTAAAGAAGAATAGCCATCacgtaagaaataaaaaaaaaatatacagttgaatttattttcgcCAGGTGATTTTGTACTGATGATTTTATAGCATATGCCGGTAAAATGGAAAAGCTCCCGTCGTGCtgtaaatataagtttttgttGTAACTCAATATGGTAGATATGTATGACTTTTTCTGTTGGAAATTATATCATTACAAAaaccattgtttaaaaattaacctacCAGGTCatttagagttaaaaataaataaatatgcatatttcgctgattaaatttttttagtaacaaaCAATCCTAAAAAAGGTAATTATTTAGttagaactttcattttaaacaatttaccTAAATCCAAATACCCTGAAAACAATAAagggagtttaaaaatataaaagtgatgcttaattaataaataacaaaatcaaacagCGTCGCCTCAATGTTAGTACACTTtgtgaagaaaatataatttaacaaagtACAAGCAAAATATGTACTGCAGGAAAACAGTAcacaattggaaaaaaaataaacttatctatttatgttatttataggTCATATTAGGTGGCGGGAGGAAGCATTTTATACCCACCGGCCAATTCGATATTGATGGGGAACAAGGCTCACGAATGGACTCACGAGATCTCATGAAAGAATGGGAAGAAGATAAAAGATCTAAAAACGTAGCCTATAAGATCATCTATGATGCCCAGGAACTAAGAGAAACTCAGCCTGAGAAAGTTGACTATTTAATGggtgagaatttaaaatttgggtAACTAAACATTCTAAACAATCATCCACctgatttttgacattttttcgAATTCAGAATGATGCCGTAACACTTTTAACATCCTTAAGAATTTATACTGTTGAATTCAACAGGCTTCAATACTTTAATAAAGATTTGGAAATTCCTTTCATAAACTTCGGTATGTTTACCATAAATtgaggaaatataaaaaaactagtgggctgcgtcccctgctcgctaacgctcgccaaccccccaAAATTgatacgcaatcttatatggtctgcttcgcaaaccaagctcgcttcgctcgctactaactttgGCAGGTACAACTTAGTAACAAATTCACAAacttctaagaattcaaaacaatcattcaaattcatataacaacttttttcaaaaaagaaaattacatctttttatgtaaatactaagtcattaaaataaatttgaattcaaataaatgacaagtaattcgttaaacctattagaaatgtgctatagtataaaatcttaaagcgtaacagcacaactgagactcatttttcaatgaataactactattaacaataataaaacaaataaattcgtgatataaatcgaaaatcgtcaaataaattcgtaatatataaattcgtgaaaaaaagcgctttcgacaaaatactaaaatagagatctatcgacaaagactactcacttctgcctagcttaatagtatgagattgccgcagctgatNNNNNNNNNNNNNNNNNNNNNNNNNNNNNNNNNNNNNNNNNNNNNNNNNNNNNNNNNNNNNNNNNNNNNNNNNNNNNNNNNNNNNNNNNNNNNNNNNNNNNNNNNNNNNNNNNNNNNNNNNNNNNNNNNNNNNNNNNNNNNNNNNNNNNNNNNNNNNNNNNNNNNNNNNNNNNNNNNNNNNNNNNNNNNNNNNNNNNNNNNNNNNNNNNNNNNNNNNNNNNNNNNNNNNNNNNNNNNNNNNNNNNNNNNNNNNNNNNNNNNNNNNNNNNNNNNNNNNNNNNNNNNNNNNNNNNNNNNNNNNNNNNNNNNNNNNNNNNNNNNNNNNNNNNNNNNNNNNNNNNNNNNNNNNNNNNNNNNNNNNNNNNNNNNNNNNNNNNNNNNNNNNNNNNNNNNNNNNNNNNNNNNNNNNNNNNNNNNNNNNNNNNNNNNNNNNNNNNNNNNNNNNNNNNNNNNNNNNNNNNNNNNNNNNNNNNNNNNNNNNNNNNNNNNNNNNNNNNNNNNNNNNNNNNNNNNNNNNNNNNNNNNNNNNNNNNNNNNNNNNNNNNNNNNNNNNNNNNNNNNNNNNNNNNNNNNNNNNNNNNNNNNNNNNNNNNNNNNNNNNNNNNNNNNNNNNNNNNNNNNNNNNNNNNNNNNNNNNNNNNNNNNNNNNNNNNNNNNNNNNNNNNNNNNNNNNNNNNNNNNNNNNNNNNNNNNNNNNNNNNNNNcgtgtggcagcttgtatccaggctagaggcggatcaacaccttattgaacttgttactgtaactctacaataaattattcaattgttctgaaattttaatcatttactattctgtacattttcttcttatccaccaattttcgtttcaatcggactactccttcttggtgcgtcgatttttttgttatagagtgtaatattttttggaaacgaaatttaatttgtgttgCACACAGAAATTAGCtccgattttttattttatttatttactactttttcaatactaaatttcgtaagaaattaaaatatttaatataaaaagaaatttttccatcATCTTTCATTCACGAGTTACCCCACTAGTTACCCCACTTATCACAGTCATAGTTACCCCACTTATCTTCAAAACTGAGGCCTACCATACTGGAGTCATATTCTACGCACTATATGGATTTGTATAAAGCGGGAGTAGCTACGAACAACAATCGTATCACAGACCTATGGTTTCAGAAACCCTGGTACCGTATCTATTTAATCAATGATACGACTAGGTCTGATCATTTAGTTGGCTCTCAGGTTTTgagtattaatttatcaaaaatttcctttctgAATTAATTCGATAAGTCAACTCAGGTCAAATAgtatgtaacattttaataatgtctCTAAGTGCCACTATAAAATAACAATCTGAAATctcaaaaacatactttcagGATTGTTCCATTCGAACCATCTACCATACGTAACAGAGCGACCACACCTTAAAAAAGAGTATCCCACATTAACAGAGATGAcagaaaaagcaataaaattactCAATAGGAATTCAAAAGGATATTTTCTGCTTGTTGAAGGTAAGAAGTAtgcattaatttcaattaaataatttcggttggttattaatttaatagattaCATGAAACTATAGAGTGCCGCTTGAAGCCCGTGTCCAATCTCTTAATTTCCGAacagcaacaaaaataattataaaagaggTATCTAGGTATAATAAAATGGCTATGCACTACATAATGCAGcctcacttgaaaaaaaaaattaatgagtttGCATTTATCTTGAAATTGGTGCAGGATAGAAGGCAGAAAACCAAACTACAAAGTTACAGAGCATTATTAAGTTATTACAAATGTGGTTTttgatttttgcaaaaaattccggattaaattatgatataaagtaccggcacttaaAATGACTCAtccataaaaatcttttttaccataatttttacattaatgtttatttagagtgattctgagattttttgttccgtaacatgttcctgGAAAAGtgaataagcaaaaattatcaGCCCCTTGAGatccggtactttttatcgtaatttgatccggaattttttacattgtagtaAGCGCAGAACGCATATAACGCGATGTTCGCAATTTCGTGCCCCGTGACGGGATAAAATGAGGCaggcaatttttataaattacaagaaCACATTTTTCTTCGATCTTAAACttgtctttaattttgattattgaaaataaaaaataaaccttatgATAACTAGCTTTTTTTATAAGATCGCTTCTTTCGTCACAGAGTAAGAAACTACATACAAACAAATGCGCTTTTTAAACGTTAGATTTCCAGcattaatgaaaattacaaaagtttttttctactaaattaATGATgctcagcaatttttttaaacgtttttttcaattttattaatcaaccgaccacagtgctgacgtaaaatatccgcAGTGGTAaactgatcatgggttaaatCTCCTTGCCGTTCGGCTAGCTGTGGAaaggtttcgtggttttcctctccatgcaacgcaaatacgggacaaaattctcccaatactcgatccagaagttcccttgtcttctagattgagTACAAAATTGCAAAACGAATTTGAACGTTGGTCACCGTTACTAACAGGCTAACCGCGGGAGGCTTtagtgattttcctctccatgtaacgtaaatgcggattagttccataaaaaaaaccACCATGAAGGCTTGCTTGTTCCAaagcttgatccaggagttcccttgtcttctgttgtgggtttaaaattataaggctacggtaATGAAAATTGATAGTCCTTTCAAACAGAATTGGATTGGCTGTTCAgcgccagttataaaataagaat
This window of the Parasteatoda tepidariorum isolate YZ-2023 chromosome 4, CAS_Ptep_4.0, whole genome shotgun sequence genome carries:
- the LOC107444737 gene encoding alkaline phosphatase, with the protein product MEISFITVLLSTLLSSALCLKGTVSNEEKKPEFWRKNAEKTLLETLLLYKNENVAKNVILFLGDGMGLTTVTSMRIYKGQKKNQSGESELLSFDRFPHVSLSKTYGVDRQLSDSANTATAYLCGVKGNYGTAGVDGNVMYENCESSLNKSNHVDSIMKWAQEAGKWTGFVTSTRVTHATPSGLYAHTASREWESSAPDSRCMDIAQQLVHHEPGKNTRVILGGGRKHFIPTGQFDIDGEQGSRMDSRDLMKEWEEDKRSKNVAYKIIYDAQELRETQPEKVDYLMGLFHSNHLPYVTERPHLKKEYPTLTEMTEKAIKLLNRNSKGYFLLVEGGRIDHAHHENWAMKALEEGVEFDQAIQKAIDIVDEKDTLIVVTADHSHVFALGGDYPVRGTEIIGIGGVSDIDNLTFTTLGYLNGPGYKKNARERNLTNDEAMNPEFQQDALLPLDSETHGSEDVPVYARGPMAHLFHGVYEQSYIPHAMAYASCIGSNKEHCNHAWSIYGTQSSLTALKLTAIAIWTYFVGMKIL